From the Octadecabacter antarcticus 307 genome, one window contains:
- a CDS encoding TetR/AcrR family transcriptional regulator, whose amino-acid sequence MSKPYHHGELRNALIAAGTAALEETGNADISLRETARRAGVSPTATYRHFASKETLLATIAGNGFVDLGQRFAEAEDGLAGFGRAYIGFARDRPAMFQLMFGGAYSIGTLSEGEQKVGHNAYGVLIDAVAKHAELPPDDPKVLRRAVRVWSLVHGYAMLLLDDRLPDAAQSDAFLTEMLSQN is encoded by the coding sequence ATGTCAAAACCCTATCACCATGGCGAATTGCGCAACGCGCTGATTGCAGCTGGCACGGCTGCGCTTGAAGAGACCGGAAACGCCGATATTTCGTTGCGTGAAACTGCGCGGCGTGCCGGTGTCTCCCCCACTGCAACCTACCGGCACTTTGCCTCCAAAGAGACTCTGCTCGCCACCATCGCAGGCAACGGCTTCGTAGATCTTGGACAGCGGTTTGCCGAGGCTGAAGATGGTCTTGCTGGATTTGGCCGTGCCTATATCGGGTTTGCCCGCGACCGCCCTGCCATGTTCCAGCTCATGTTTGGCGGAGCTTATTCGATTGGCACATTAAGCGAGGGTGAGCAGAAGGTCGGGCATAATGCTTACGGCGTCTTGATCGACGCCGTTGCTAAACATGCAGAGCTGCCGCCTGACGACCCGAAGGTTCTCAGACGCGCTGTCCGCGTTTGGTCACTCGTGCATGGCTACGCGATGCTGCTGTTGGACGACCGGTTGCCGGATGCTGCACAATCGGATGCATTTCTAACCGAAATGCTCAGTCAAAATTAA
- a CDS encoding YkoF family thiamine/hydroxymethylpyrimidine-binding protein, with amino-acid sequence MFAGAQISLYPMTDGFVDVILTSLVALDPWRDRLRIETDDISTLIVGPPEVLFPALRDLYVAAAKSGQHVVLRATLSRGCPGEPDDPICLTSALANPSEPLASRQEASLAALAATRELGQAADAQFSLYVMGEGDHMAEIMGCIDFLKQSGTFDRSKNFCTRLTGDAGPVFGTLQQAFCQFGPPDGHVTIDLTVSANSPSKR; translated from the coding sequence ATGTTTGCAGGCGCACAAATTTCACTTTATCCGATGACCGACGGGTTCGTTGATGTCATTTTGACATCGCTGGTCGCGCTTGATCCTTGGCGAGACCGGTTGCGGATTGAGACCGATGATATTTCGACGCTGATTGTCGGTCCACCCGAGGTTTTGTTTCCCGCATTGCGCGATCTTTACGTGGCTGCCGCCAAATCAGGGCAGCACGTGGTTTTACGCGCCACCCTATCGCGTGGATGTCCGGGAGAGCCGGATGACCCGATCTGCCTGACGAGCGCGCTGGCCAACCCATCCGAGCCGCTGGCGTCACGGCAAGAGGCGTCACTTGCTGCTTTGGCCGCGACCCGTGAATTGGGTCAGGCAGCAGACGCGCAATTTTCGCTGTATGTGATGGGTGAGGGCGATCATATGGCTGAAATCATGGGCTGCATCGACTTTCTAAAGCAAAGCGGAACGTTTGACCGGTCCAAGAATTTCTGCACGCGCCTGACGGGTGATGCGGGGCCCGTGTTCGGGACGCTGCAACAGGCGTTTTGCCAGTTTGGCCCGCCAGATGGACATGTCACAATCGATCTAACGGTGTCCGCCAACAGCCCCTCCAAGCGCTGA
- a CDS encoding ABC transporter permease, translating into MQNFLPHPTGGGLARGIPAVLSVASAFVIWEIYVRVSGISPLMLPAPSRVLGQIVLNRALLWDNTLPTITATLAGFTLSLAVAFVLSIVLDFMPCVRRALFPIFVVSQTLPLVAIAPLVVLWFGFDLTPKILLVALVTFFPMLVALVDGYESTDPEIEDLLRSMGASRRVVFRTARLPSAMPYFFAGLRISITYAVVAAIFAEYVGARAGLGIVILNAKNSFRPDLVLAAVVISSALTLVLFAITATLQRVVLRWRNVGDGR; encoded by the coding sequence ATGCAAAATTTCTTACCTCACCCCACGGGCGGAGGTCTGGCACGCGGCATCCCTGCCGTCTTAAGTGTGGCCAGCGCCTTCGTTATTTGGGAAATCTACGTCCGTGTGTCAGGCATTTCCCCTCTGATGCTGCCTGCACCGTCAAGGGTACTGGGACAGATAGTGCTGAACCGCGCGCTTTTGTGGGACAACACCCTGCCCACGATCACGGCCACACTAGCTGGCTTCACTTTGTCGCTCGCGGTGGCTTTTGTGCTGTCGATTGTGCTAGATTTCATGCCATGCGTGCGGCGGGCGCTGTTTCCGATTTTTGTGGTCAGCCAAACCTTGCCACTGGTCGCCATCGCTCCGCTTGTGGTGTTGTGGTTCGGGTTTGATCTTACACCCAAGATTTTACTGGTCGCGCTTGTGACGTTTTTTCCGATGTTGGTGGCACTGGTTGACGGGTATGAATCGACAGACCCCGAAATAGAAGACTTGCTGCGGTCCATGGGGGCGTCGCGCCGTGTTGTGTTTCGAACAGCGCGCCTACCGTCCGCGATGCCTTACTTTTTCGCGGGGTTGCGTATCTCGATAACCTACGCCGTTGTTGCGGCGATCTTTGCTGAATATGTCGGTGCGCGTGCGGGTCTGGGGATCGTGATCCTGAACGCCAAGAATAGCTTTCGCCCTGATCTCGTGCTGGCCGCTGTCGTGATCAGTTCGGCGCTGACGTTGGTATTGTTTGCGATCACGGCCACGCTGCAACGCGTCGTCTTACGCTGGCGAAACGTCGGTGATGGTCGATGA
- a CDS encoding ABC transporter ATP-binding protein, which produces MSILNMQGVGVTLGNTEVLADISMYLAQGEFVSILAPSGAGKSTIFRLLTGALRHDRGTITCDDRLLDQNTPNFAFMPQRDALMPWRRILGNLTLGLEVQGMARKDARARVVPLLSDFGLKGFEQHYPAQLSGGMRQRAALLRTIIQTRPVQLLDEPFGALDALTRTQMQTWFEERWRAARWTTLLVTHDVREAVALSDRIYVLSRRPARVIAEVAVPAARPRLGQPVHADAHALEAHLLEILLNQTGDTP; this is translated from the coding sequence ATGAGCATTTTGAACATGCAAGGTGTTGGCGTCACGTTGGGCAACACTGAGGTCCTTGCCGATATTTCCATGTATCTGGCGCAGGGTGAGTTTGTTTCCATTCTTGCCCCATCGGGGGCAGGGAAATCCACGATCTTTCGGCTGCTCACAGGTGCGCTGCGCCATGATCGCGGCACGATCACCTGCGATGATCGCCTGCTTGATCAAAACACGCCGAACTTTGCTTTCATGCCGCAGCGCGACGCCTTAATGCCATGGCGGCGCATCTTGGGTAATCTGACCTTGGGGTTGGAGGTTCAGGGCATGGCGCGCAAAGACGCGCGCGCCCGCGTTGTGCCGTTGCTTTCTGATTTCGGCTTGAAGGGTTTTGAGCAACACTACCCCGCCCAGCTATCGGGTGGCATGCGCCAGCGCGCGGCATTGTTACGTACGATCATCCAAACACGGCCCGTCCAGCTGTTGGATGAACCGTTCGGCGCACTTGATGCGCTGACCCGAACGCAAATGCAGACGTGGTTTGAGGAACGCTGGCGCGCTGCCCGCTGGACCACCCTGCTCGTTACCCACGATGTACGCGAGGCTGTGGCATTGTCCGATCGGATCTATGTTTTGTCGCGCCGCCCGGCCCGTGTGATCGCCGAAGTCGCCGTGCCTGCGGCGCGGCCCCGTCTTGGGCAGCCCGTCCACGCGGATGCCCATGCACTAGAGGCGCATCTGCTCGAAATCCTACTTAACCAAACTGGAGATACACCATGA
- a CDS encoding ABC transporter substrate-binding protein has translation MKHLLSAAFLCAALPVAAQETVSVALDWTPNTNHVGLYVAQSKGWFDEAGLDVDVLPYTDTSSGVLVATGVAEFGILSAVGFHSQRATGADMTVVMAVVQHETGRLVFNGERDDIQRPADLDSKIYAGFGSAWEEALISTIIRNDGGKGTFDTVTLGTSAYEALANGRVDFTLEVSTWEGVNSALLDRPQRAFRYADYGVPDQHTTFLGGNGTWLAANPETARAFVQAAQRGYEYAAKNPADAAEILIAETAGMLSRPELVRASMEALVTGGYLQDPGEPAGLIDDEMFANITEFLFEAGILRDEDGTPLTTMPDVSSWYTNDYLAR, from the coding sequence ATGAAACATTTACTTTCTGCCGCCTTCCTCTGCGCAGCGTTGCCTGTCGCGGCCCAGGAGACCGTCAGCGTTGCGCTGGATTGGACGCCAAACACCAATCATGTAGGCTTGTATGTGGCGCAGTCGAAAGGCTGGTTTGACGAGGCCGGATTGGATGTCGATGTTTTACCATACACCGATACCTCGTCGGGTGTCTTGGTGGCGACGGGCGTCGCAGAATTTGGTATCTTAAGCGCTGTCGGATTTCACAGTCAGCGCGCGACAGGTGCGGATATGACTGTAGTGATGGCCGTTGTGCAGCATGAAACTGGGCGGTTGGTGTTCAATGGCGAACGCGACGATATCCAACGCCCAGCCGATCTGGACAGTAAGATATACGCAGGATTTGGCAGTGCTTGGGAAGAGGCGCTCATTTCTACGATCATCCGCAATGATGGTGGCAAAGGTACGTTTGATACGGTCACACTAGGCACTTCGGCCTATGAGGCACTGGCCAATGGCCGCGTTGATTTCACGCTTGAAGTCAGCACATGGGAAGGCGTGAATTCGGCTTTGCTGGACCGTCCACAACGGGCCTTTCGATATGCGGATTACGGTGTTCCAGACCAGCATACGACTTTCCTGGGTGGTAACGGGACTTGGTTGGCCGCTAACCCAGAAACAGCACGCGCATTCGTTCAGGCGGCACAGCGTGGCTATGAATACGCGGCCAAAAATCCAGCAGATGCCGCTGAAATCCTGATCGCTGAGACGGCGGGAATGTTGTCGAGACCAGAGCTGGTGCGTGCCTCAATGGAGGCTTTGGTTACGGGTGGCTATCTTCAAGACCCCGGCGAGCCTGCTGGGCTGATCGACGACGAAATGTTCGCCAACATCACGGAGTTTTTGTTTGAGGCGGGCATTCTGCGTGACGAAGACGGCACACCGCTTACAACAATGCCGGATGTCTCGAGCTGGTATACAAACGACTATCTGGCGCGTTGA